The genomic window TCATCTTTTGAATTAGGGTTTGGATTATCTTTTTTACACCCAACCACTCCTAAAACCATACAGATTAACAAGAGTATTGAGATTATGTAATTTAATAATTTTTTCATCATTATTACTCCACCCTTTTTTATTAACTATTGACGCCGAACTTAGTCAATGTGCTCTTATATTCTTGTTTTACTTGGTTATAGCCTATCGCATTGAGTCTCTTTTTTAAGTAATCCAATTGAGAATCCACAGTCTTTTGTCCAGATACTACCAAAATAAAAGTGTTTTTTATCTCGTCTTTTATTTGGTTTAACTTGTCATAATAATTTTTGGAATAATCCACGATAAACGCACCGTCATCATAATTTAGTTCAGACTGTGCTATCATATCGTATGACTTTTTGATAAGTTCTTGATTGGTGTATATTTGATAATCGTATGTAACCTGCAAATCGTTGTTTTGGTCAACACTAACTCTATTTTCCGAAAAATAAACGCCTATTAGATATTTTCCGTTTTGCTTAGCTGTCGTTAAATCGGTGATTTGGAATCTTGCGCCTTCTTTTACTCTTTCTGCAAGATTAGGCACAATATTGCCTTGCTCATCTATGCTGTAATGAACATCTTTTAAACCAAACAATCTCAACATCTGACCTTCTTCACTCATAAGATAATCAAGTATTCTTATAAGTCTCATAGGTTCTTGAACTTTATATGAAATTGAGAAACCGCCATAGTACCAGTTGTTGCCTTGATATCCGCCTGCAAATTCACCGCTAGGCATATTGATAATATCTATATAGTCCAGATAATCGTCCTTGTCGTTTAATAGACCTTTTAATGTACTGTTGGACATCTGATTAACTATATGGTCAACAGTCGCACCGTTATTGGATATTACTACGCCTGCTTTTCCTGAAGTGAAAAGCTCTAATTTTTCTGCATCGTTGAGAGTGTAAAAGTCTTTATATATATATCCCTTGGAATACAAATTAGCGAAATATTGTAAGAATTCTTTGTATCCGTCTGTCAACGCGCTTATTTCATAATCATCGCCTGTTTTGGTCCAGTTAGGTTGAATTCCAAAAGCAGCACAGAAGTTATCAAGCCATGCAGTTTCGGATGAAGCAGCCATACCTACAGTATCATTCTTGCCGTTGCCGTCAGGATCTTCTGTGGTAAAGAACTTAAGCATATCAGCAAACTGTTCCAAGGTTTCAGGATATTCAATATCTAGTCCTCTTGAGTTAATCCATTTGTTCATCCAATCTTTGCGCACATACATTGCATGGTTCATTTCGCCAAAGATATTAGGAACAAAATAATGATTACCGTCAAAGGTAGAATATTTTATTTGATTGCTGTTTAAAATGCTTTTTAGGTTTTGAGCCTGGGCTTTTTCAATATAAGGATCAAGTTTTAAAAGCATTCCGTCCGAAACCCATGTTCTATATACAGAAGTGCCGGGCGTATAGAAAAACAAATCAGGAGCAGTGTCATTGGCAACCAAAAGATTGATTTTGGTTTTCCATGAATCTTCCGAAACACCCGTAAGATTGATTTTTACATTGAATTTATTTTCTATATACGAAATGATTCTATCGCTTTTTGTGCCTGCGTATGAATTCCAGTTAAATGCCCAAAAAGTGTATTCAACCAAATCGTCAGTTTCTGTAAAATCAAGTTCGTCATAATTGTTTTTTGGTTTGCATGCAAACAAAGAAAAAGTCATTGTTAAGATTAATAAGATTGTCAAGAATTTTTTCATTTTTCTCTCCCCTGTGTTTTTAATCTTTTACCGAGCCTACAAAAATTCCTTGCACAAAGTATTTTTGTAAGAAAGGATAAACGCTTGCAATCGGAATTATAGAAAAGATAGTTACAGCCATCTTAGTAGAATCAGTAAACACTTTTCCTGATGTTATAAGACCGCTTATATTGTCTAAGTTACCTGCTGTAAGAATTTCGTTAAGCACACTTTGCAATGGATAAAGATAAGTTTTTTGATTGATAAATATCAAAGCGGTAAACCAATCGTTCCATTTGCCCACGCCATAAAACAGCAGCAAAGTTGCTATTATAGGCATGGACGAAGGTGCCAATATACTAAACAGAATTTTGAAATATCCTGCTCCGTCTATTCGGGCGGCTTCTTCCATAGAAGCAGGTATTTGATTAATAAAGTTTTTCATTAAGATTACATTGTAGCCGGAGAACAATCCAGGGACGATAAACACCATCCAGTTATCTACAAATCCCAATCCGCTCAAAACCTTGTAGTAAGGTACTAACCCGCCCGAAAACAGCATAGGTATCAGTATGAACAAAAGCAAAAATTTTCTTCCAGGCAACTGATTTTTGGATAAAGGATATGCTGTTAACAAGCACACAATGATGTGAAGTACGGAAGAAGCAATTACTATAACAATAGTCCAGACAAAACTTATCCAAACTTTTTTGCTCATAAGTACTGTATAAGCATCAAATGTCCATCCTTTTGGAAAAAGCATTGCTTTATTGGATACTACATTTTCATAAGAAGAAAGGCTGATTGATATTACATTAAGAAAGGGTAAAATAGTGCATACAACTAATAATCCTATAATTAAATAAATAATTATTTCTAGGGGTTTTATTCTTTTAAAAATGCTTTTTACCATATTCCTGCATCCCCCAATTTATTGGCTATCTTGTTAGTAATTATGATGATTACAAAACCAACAACTGACTTAAACAGACCTAGGGCTGTTGCAAGGCTGTAATTAGCACCTTCAACAAAGGCGATTCTATAAAGATATGTATCGATGATGTCATAAAATGTGCCTGTAGTGTCCAAATTATAGATCTGGTCAAAACCGCCGTTAAGTATATTGGATGTTTGCAATATCAAATTGATTGATATCGCTACGGCGATGCTGGGCAATGTTATGTATCTCATCTTAGAAAATCTGCCCGCCCCGTCAATATCTGCCGCTTCGTACAAAGAATTATCTATGCCTGAAATGGCAGCAAGATAAATAATTGAGCTAAAGCCCATATTTTTCCATATATCTGAAATGACCAAAAACGGCAAAAAGTGGCTTCTGCTTGTCAAAAACGGTACAGGCGACAATCCAAGATTTTTTAGCAATATATTAAAGCTGCCTTCGTTAAGAAAAATAGTTTTAAAAATTCCCGCCAAAACAACCCAAGACAAAAAGTAAGGAAGATATAGTACTGTTTGAGAAAATCTTTTAAACTTTTGATTGCGGATTTCGTTGTATAAAAGAGCAAGTATGACAGGAACAGGAAAACCAAAAATCAATCTCAAAAAGCTGATCCAAACAGTATCCCATAACACACTCCAAAATTTAGAATCGCCAAAGAGTTGCATAAAGTATTTCAATGCCGGATCTGCCCATGGACTTCCAAATACACCCAAACGGGGGTTAAGGTCTTTGAACCCTATGATAACACCAAACATAGGTGCATAGCTAAATATTGCCAGCAATAATATTGCAGGTATCAGCATAAGGTACAAGGACCTATACTTGTTAATTTTCTTTAGTATTGTAATATTTTTTGCTTTTGTGCCTTTTAGCATTTTTTCTCCATTATCCTAAAAACCGTATATAATCGTACTGCAGCCAACCCTCAGTCGTATTCTCAGCAGGAACAATTTTGATTCTGCCGACAGTATCCAAAGACAAAACATTTTCTAGATCTATCGTATATTCTGTAAATACATTGTCCATTGCGGTAATAGGTATAGTAATACTTTTTTCTTCAGTAAAGTTATTGTTTTTATCTGCAAAGTACATCTTCATTGAAGTGGCTTTAGTTTTGTTCTTTAATTTTATTTGAATTTTTTTGACATCTTTTAGATTTAGATTCAGATCCTTTTGGGTAACTATCACTGGATCTGATGTCTTGTCACTAGACAATTTGGTCGTCAGATACAAACCATTGGGATATGAATACGCTACGTTAGTCAATCCATACCATTGTTCATAATCAAACGCATTATCAAATTCATAAGAATAAATGGTGTTTTGAGGTTTTTGAATTTCTTCGGGTTGATATAAGCCCATTATCTGATTGCCAGACACTTCATAGCTTACAGGCCAATCATTGGTAAGAACGGGATCAATATAATTTAGATATTGATTTTCGTACGCTAGATAAATTTTGTTATCTTTTATTTGCCCGCCTATTTCAGTGTTATAAAAATGTCTTAAGAAAACGCCTACAGAATAATTATCCATTCTGCCGTTATTGGCGATTATGTTATTTATAAACGAGCAATTCTGATTATCTTTGCCCCAGCCTGCTGTCTTATACACAAGCCAAGCAGCACCGCCGTTGTTATGTATAACGCTGTTTTTAACTACCATATTTTTATTGGTGGCCTCAAAGTCCCCGCCTACCAT from Clostridia bacterium includes these protein-coding regions:
- a CDS encoding ABC transporter permease subunit; this encodes MLKGTKAKNITILKKINKYRSLYLMLIPAILLLAIFSYAPMFGVIIGFKDLNPRLGVFGSPWADPALKYFMQLFGDSKFWSVLWDTVWISFLRLIFGFPVPVILALLYNEIRNQKFKRFSQTVLYLPYFLSWVVLAGIFKTIFLNEGSFNILLKNLGLSPVPFLTSRSHFLPFLVISDIWKNMGFSSIIYLAAISGIDNSLYEAADIDGAGRFSKMRYITLPSIAVAISINLILQTSNILNGGFDQIYNLDTTGTFYDIIDTYLYRIAFVEGANYSLATALGLFKSVVGFVIIIITNKIANKLGDAGIW
- a CDS encoding extracellular solute-binding protein gives rise to the protein MKKFLTILLILTMTFSLFACKPKNNYDELDFTETDDLVEYTFWAFNWNSYAGTKSDRIISYIENKFNVKINLTGVSEDSWKTKINLLVANDTAPDLFFYTPGTSVYRTWVSDGMLLKLDPYIEKAQAQNLKSILNSNQIKYSTFDGNHYFVPNIFGEMNHAMYVRKDWMNKWINSRGLDIEYPETLEQFADMLKFFTTEDPDGNGKNDTVGMAASSETAWLDNFCAAFGIQPNWTKTGDDYEISALTDGYKEFLQYFANLYSKGYIYKDFYTLNDAEKLELFTSGKAGVVISNNGATVDHIVNQMSNSTLKGLLNDKDDYLDYIDIINMPSGEFAGGYQGNNWYYGGFSISYKVQEPMRLIRILDYLMSEEGQMLRLFGLKDVHYSIDEQGNIVPNLAERVKEGARFQITDLTTAKQNGKYLIGVYFSENRVSVDQNNDLQVTYDYQIYTNQELIKKSYDMIAQSELNYDDGAFIVDYSKNYYDKLNQIKDEIKNTFILVVSGQKTVDSQLDYLKKRLNAIGYNQVKQEYKSTLTKFGVNS
- a CDS encoding carbohydrate ABC transporter permease, giving the protein MVKSIFKRIKPLEIIIYLIIGLLVVCTILPFLNVISISLSSYENVVSNKAMLFPKGWTFDAYTVLMSKKVWISFVWTIVIVIASSVLHIIVCLLTAYPLSKNQLPGRKFLLLFILIPMLFSGGLVPYYKVLSGLGFVDNWMVFIVPGLFSGYNVILMKNFINQIPASMEEAARIDGAGYFKILFSILAPSSMPIIATLLLFYGVGKWNDWFTALIFINQKTYLYPLQSVLNEILTAGNLDNISGLITSGKVFTDSTKMAVTIFSIIPIASVYPFLQKYFVQGIFVGSVKD